The genomic DNA TGGAAGTGGATATTAAATAGAGGACAAGATTTTAAGTATATGAATTTGAGGTGTTTTAATGTTGGGATTGATTGGAAAAAAGGTGGGTATGACTCAAATATTTCAAGAAGATGGAGTTGTAGTGCCTGTTACGGTGATAGAATTTGAATCCAATTATGTTATAGGGAAAAAAACAGTAGAGAGAGATGGGTATGATGCTCTTATAATGGGTTCTGTTGATCTTAAAAATTTTAAGGTTTTAAAGCCCGTAAGAGGTCAGTATAAAAAGTTGGAAAATATTGGACCTAAGAAGTATGTTATAGAATTTAGAGGTCTTAAGGGTTATGATGCTGGCGATGAAATTAAACTTGATGTTTTTAAAGAAATTAAGTATGTGGATATTACTGGTACTACTAAGGGTAAGGGTTTCCAGGGAGCTATGAAGAGACATAACTTTAGTGGAGGTCCTTCTTCTCATGGATCTAAGTTTCATAGACATCTTGGTGGTACAGGTCAAGCTACTACACCTGCTAGAACTTTTAAGGGAACTAAAATGGCTGGCAGAATGGGTGGAGATCAACAGACTATTCAAAATCTTGAAGTTATTTTGATTGATGAGGAGAAAAGAGCCATTTTAGTAAAGGGAGCTG from Borrelia turcica IST7 includes the following:
- the rplC gene encoding 50S ribosomal protein L3; translated protein: MLGLIGKKVGMTQIFQEDGVVVPVTVIEFESNYVIGKKTVERDGYDALIMGSVDLKNFKVLKPVRGQYKKLENIGPKKYVIEFRGLKGYDAGDEIKLDVFKEIKYVDITGTTKGKGFQGAMKRHNFSGGPSSHGSKFHRHLGGTGQATTPARTFKGTKMAGRMGGDQQTIQNLEVILIDEEKRAILVKGAVPGFKGSFVIVKKARKVGV